A stretch of the Vigna radiata var. radiata cultivar VC1973A chromosome 7, Vradiata_ver6, whole genome shotgun sequence genome encodes the following:
- the LOC106769514 gene encoding calcineurin subunit B isoform X1, translating into MGNTSSMLTQYDIEEVQQHCQHAFTQQEIVSLYQRFCQLDRNNCGFISSDEFLSIPEFAVNPLSQSLLRMLDGLNFKEFVAFLSAFSPRATLHQKIQFIFKLYDTDCNGKVTFHDMLRALRDLSGSFMSEQQREEVLTQVLEEAGYAKDSSLVLSDFVKILGNSGLKMEVEIPVD; encoded by the exons ATGGGCAACACATCTTCCATGCTCACCCAATACGACATCGAAGAGGTTCAGCAACACTGTCAACACGCTT TTACGCAGCAGGAGATTGTTTCTCTGTACCAACGCTTCTGTCAACTCGATCGCAACAACTGTGGTTTTATCTCTTCTGATGAATTCCTCTCCATTCCCGAATTCGCCGTCAATCCTCTCTCTCAg AGTTTGTTGAGGATGCTGGACGGATTGAACTTCAAGGAATTCGTGGCCTTCTTGTCTGCCTTCAGTCCCCGCGCCACTCTACACCAAAAAATTCAAT TCATTTTCAAGTTGTATGATACCGATTGCAATGGAAAAGTGACCTTCCATGACATGCTCAGGGCTTTGAGGGATTTGTCAGGATCCTTCATGTCTGAGCAACAGAGAGAg GAAGTTCTGACACAGGTCCTTGAGGAAGCTGGCTATGCAAAGGATTCTTCATTAGTCTTGTCTGACTTCGTGAAG ATTCTTGGCAATTCGggtttgaagatggaagtagaGATTCCGGTGGATTAG
- the LOC106766487 gene encoding putative leucine-rich repeat receptor-like serine/threonine-protein kinase At2g24130: MGLFRLAVFLFFCLDTVHSTVLGKENAGIVNGKKSLISFMSGIVSDPQNALDSWKSPGVHVCDWLGVRCNNASDMIVEVDLSGRSLGGTISPALANISSLQILDLSGNFLVGRIPKEIGHLVQLRQLSLSGNFLEDHIPSEFGSLHNLDYLDLGSNHLEGEIPSSLFCNRTSLGYVDLSNNSLGGQIPLNKGCILKELKFLLLWSNKLVGKVPLALSNSTKLKWLDLGLNMLSGELPSEIVSNWPQLQFLYLSYNNFTSHDGNTNLEPFFASLVNLSHFQELELAGNNLGGKLPHSIGDLPTSLQQLHLEKNLIYGSIPPHISNLVNLNFLKLSSNLINGSIPPSLGHMNRLERIYLSNNSLSGEIPSTLGGIQHLGLLDLSRNKLSGPIPNSFANLTQLRRLLLYDNQLSGTIPPSLGKCVNLEILDLSHNNITGLIPEEVAALSSLKLYLNLSNNNLHGSLPLKLSKMDMVLAIDLSMNNLSGSIPPQLESCIALEYLNLSGNSFEGPLPYSLGRLLYIRALDVSSNQLTGTIPQSMQLSPSLKELNFSFNRFSGKVSNKGAFSNLTIDSFLGNGGLCGPFKGMQQCHKKCSYHLVFLLIPVSLFGTPLLCILFRYPMVMKSRVKKRFAIASRGDFEDLEEGAKEVKYPRITYEQLKEATGGFSATSLIGSGRFGQVYEGMLQDNTRVAVKVLDTTHGEISRSFRRECQILKKIRHRNLIRIITICCRPEFNALVFPLMPNGSLESHLYPSQRLNVVQLVRICSDVAEGMAYLHHYSPVKVVHCDLKPSNILLDEDMTALVTDFGISRLVQIDENTSTSTSSFSSTHALLCGSVGYIAPEYGMGKAASSEGDVYSFGVLVLEMVSGRRPTEVLSHEGSSLSEWLKKLYTQPHHLQNFVQQTLQRCYPFGLPNPHNKEWKDVILELIELGLICTQHNPSTRPNMHDIAQEMERLKDYLTKSTLTRHSSQSQH, translated from the exons ATGGGTTTGTTTAGGTTAGCAGTGTTCCTATTTTTCTGTCTGGACACTGTTCATTCTACAGTTCTTGGGAAAGAAAATGCTGGCATCGTGAATGgaaaaaaatcacttatttCATTCATGTCAGGCATTGTTTCAGACCCTCAAAACGCTCTAGATAGTTGGAAGTCACCCGGTGTTCATGTTTGTGATTGGTTGGGTGTGAGATGCAACAATGCAAGTGACATGATCGTAGAGGTTGATCTCAGTGGAAGGTCTCTGGGAGGCACTATTTCCCCTGCCCTTGCTAACATCTCTTCCTTGCAAATTCTTGATCTTTCTGGGAACTTTTTGGTGGGTCGGATTCCAAAAGAAATAGGCCATTTGGTTCAGCTTAGACAACTCAGTTTGTCTGGGAATTTTCTTGAGGATCACATTCCATCCGAGTTTGGTTCACTTCACAACTTGGACTACCTTGACTTAGGAAGCAATCATCTTGAGGGAGAGATCCCTTCTTCACTCTTCTGCAATAGGACTTCACTGGGTTATGTAGACCTCTCTAACAATTCCTTAGGTGGCCAAATCCCCTTGAACAAAGGGTGCATCCTTAAAGAACTCAAGTTCCTATTACTTTGGTCTAACAAGCTTGTAGGAAAAGTTCCTTTAGCTCTTTCAAACTCCACCAAGCTAAAATGGCTTGATTTGGGGTTGAATATGTTGAGTGGAGAACTTCCTTCTGAGATTGTAAGTAATTGGCCACAACTACAATTCCTCTACTTGTCATACAACAATTTTACTAGCCATGATGGTAATACCAACCTTGAACCTTTTTTTGCCTCCTTGGTGAATTTATCGCACTTTCAAGAACTTGAATTGGCGGGAAATAATCTTGGTGGAAAGCTGCCTCACAGTATTGGTGATCTTCCTACCAGCCTGCAACAACTCCACCTAGAAAAGAATCTCATATATGGCTCTATACCTCCTCATATTTCCAACCTTGTCAACCTGAATTTCTTGAAGTTGTCTAGTAACCTAATAAATGGATCAATCCCTCCCAGCCTCGGCCATATGAATAGGCTAGaaagaatttatttatcaaacaattcACTATCTGGTGAGATTCCTTCAACCCTTGGTGGCATTCAGCATCTGGGACTTCTAGACTTGTCAAGAAACAAGCTTTCTGGCCCAATACCAAACAGTTTTGCAAATCTCACCCAGTTAAGAAGGCTTTTACTTTATGACAACCAGCTTTCTGGGACAATCCCACCAAGTCTGGGAAAATGTGTCAATTTGGAGATTTTAGACTTATCTCACAACAATATAACCGGGTTGATTCCTGAAGAAGTTGCAGCCTTGAGTAGCTTGAAACTATACCTGAATTTGTCAAACAATAACTTGCATGGGTCTTTGCCATTAAAGCTCAGCAAAATGGACATGGTTCTAGCTATTGATTTATCCATGAATAACCTCTCTGGCAGCATACCACCACAGCTGGAAAGTTGTATAGCACTGGAGTACCTCAACCTCTCTGGTAACTCCTTTGAAGGCCCTCTCCCTTATTCATTAGGCCGATTGCTTTATATTAGAGCACTTGATGTGTCTTCAAATCAGTTGACTGGGACAATACCACAGTCCATGCAGTTGTCTCCCTCTCTGAAGGAACTTAATTTCTCTTTCAACAGATTCTCAGGGAAAGTGTCAAACAAGGGAGCATTTTCAAATCTTACCATAGACTCTTTCCTGGGAAACGGTGGTCTCTGCGGCCCGTTCAAAGGCATGCAACAATGTCACAAGAAATGTAGTTATCATTTGGTGTTCTTGTTAATTCCTGTGTCACTATTTGGCACCCCTCTCCTATGCATACTTTTTAGGTACCCAATGGTAATGAAGTCAAGAGTGAAAAAACGATTTGCAATTGCTAGCAGAGGTGATTTTGAGGATTTAGAAGAAGGAGCAAAAGAGGTCAAGTACCCAAGAATCACATATGAACAACTTAAAGAAGCCACTGGAGGCTTCAGTGCTACAAGCTTAATTGGTTCAGGCCGGTTTGGGCAGGTCTACGAAGGAATGCTCCAAGATAACACAAGAGTAGCTGTGAAGGTGTTGGACACAACACACGGTGAGATTTCAAGGAGCTTTAGAAGGGAATGCCAAATACTGAAAAAGATAAGGCACAGAAATTTAATAAGGATCATAACAATCTGTTGTAGGCCAGAATTTAATGCTCTTGTTTTTCCCTTGATGCCAAATGGTAGTCTCGAGAGTCACCTATATCCAAGCCAAAGATTGAATGTGGTTCAACTAGTAAGAATCTGCAGTGATGTAGCTGAGGGAATGGCCTATCTGCACCATTACTCTCCAGTGAAAGTAGTGCATTGCGATCTTAAGCCAAGCAATATACTCCTTGATGAAGATATGACAGCTTTGGTCACTGATTTTGGAATTTCAAGGCTTGTACAAATTGATGAAAACACATCCACCAGTACTTCATCTTTCAGTTCAACACATGCTTTGTTATGTGGGTCGGTCGGTTACATAGCTCCCG AGTACGGAATGGGAAAAGCTGCTTCAAGTGAGGGTGATGTTTACAGTTTTGGAGTGCTTGTGTTGGAGATGGTCTCAGGTAGACGCCCCACAGAAGTGCTCAGCCATGAAGGCTCAAGCTTGAGTGAGTGGCTTAAGAAACTATACACACAACCACACCACCTTCAAAACTTTGTTCAACAAACACTTCAAAGGTGCTATCCTTTTGGTCTGCCAAATCCTCACAACAAAGAGTGGAAAGATGTTATTCTGGAACTCATTGAGCTGGGGCTAATCTGCACTCAGCACAACCCTTCAACAAGACCAAACATGCACGACATAGCACAAGAGATGGAGAGGTTAAAGGACTACCTCACCAAGTCAACCCTCACACGTCATTCAAGTCAATCCCAACATTAA
- the LOC106769514 gene encoding calcineurin subunit B isoform X2: protein MGNTSSMLTQYDIEEVQQHCQHAFTQQEIVSLYQRFCQLDRNNCGFISSDEFLSIPEFAVNPLSQSLLRMLDGLNFKEFVAFLSAFSPRATLHQKIQFIFKLYDTDCNGKVTFHDMLRALRDLSGSFMSEQQREEVLTQVLEEAGYAKDSSLVLSDFVKGLNIDVEKEIK, encoded by the exons ATGGGCAACACATCTTCCATGCTCACCCAATACGACATCGAAGAGGTTCAGCAACACTGTCAACACGCTT TTACGCAGCAGGAGATTGTTTCTCTGTACCAACGCTTCTGTCAACTCGATCGCAACAACTGTGGTTTTATCTCTTCTGATGAATTCCTCTCCATTCCCGAATTCGCCGTCAATCCTCTCTCTCAg AGTTTGTTGAGGATGCTGGACGGATTGAACTTCAAGGAATTCGTGGCCTTCTTGTCTGCCTTCAGTCCCCGCGCCACTCTACACCAAAAAATTCAAT TCATTTTCAAGTTGTATGATACCGATTGCAATGGAAAAGTGACCTTCCATGACATGCTCAGGGCTTTGAGGGATTTGTCAGGATCCTTCATGTCTGAGCAACAGAGAGAg GAAGTTCTGACACAGGTCCTTGAGGAAGCTGGCTATGCAAAGGATTCTTCATTAGTCTTGTCTGACTTCGTGAAG GGTCTGAACATAGATGTGGAGAAGGAAATCAAGTAA
- the LOC106769515 gene encoding myosin-binding protein 3-like, whose protein sequence is MVESSMAESDITVMKETLRAQQQLLQKLYAELDKEREASATAASETMDMILRLQGEKAAVKMEASHYKRMAEEKIGHAEATLEVFEELMYQKEMEIASLEFQILAYRNKLLTLGYDFNASDLEFTEELLMSRSASNDQGENDRASSSTVRRLTSLPPIPLKNNLKSARKRERSPSPVPVQDTFPRIVESDGREAISPSLDLPAKSEDYAEGSLDAYWNQIMKLDEKVKVISDCKESEGEQCTTLRSRRGKSGSIFSQANIKLTTDQTDTSCSGKENQTQDREAVVTPSCSSNIHDVFEVPQTGEPGKRRLEKWISDADNRLTKPDLVSDEIIGSHVKYDMDKLKSLLSANLESRIPSPKDMKAVLWKKKEGVDVDCNALAEFQKLNQRIDQLERETVSAMKEIMNEVKGEEHLNLLKDICNQLKSMESETRSAKTPKPPPKRDTPLDPIQEAMVYFWL, encoded by the exons ATGGTAGAAAGCAGCATGGCTGAGAGTGATATAACAGTCATGAAGGAGACGCTTCGTGCCCAGCAGCAACTTCTGCAGAAGCTGTATGCAGAGTTGGATAAGGAAAGAGAAGCCTCTGCAACTGCAGCCAGTGAAACCATGGACATGATACTGCGGTTGCAAGGAGAGAAGGCTGCGGTGAAGATGGAGGCGAGTCACTACAAGAGAATGGCAGAGGAGAAGATAGGTCATGCTGAGGCTACTCTTGAAGTTTTTGAAGAGCTTATGTATCAGAAGGAAATGGAAATTGCTTCTCTTGAGTTTCAGATATTGGCTTATAGAAACAAACTTCTCACCCTGGGGTATGATTTCAATGCCAGTGATCTTGAATTCACTGAAGAACTGTTGATGAGTAGAAGTGCATCAAATGATCAAGGAGAAAATGATCGAGCAAGTAGTAGCACAGTAAGAAGGCTGACTTCATTGCCCCCTATTCCGCTTAAGAATAACTTGAAATCTGCTCGGAAAAGAGAAAGATCACCTAGTCCTGTTCCAGTTCAAGATACGTTTCCTAGAATAGTGGAGAGTGATGGCCGAGAAGCCATTTCTCCAAGCTTGGATTTGCCCGCAAAATCAGAAGACTATGCAGAGGGCAGTCTTGATGCATACTGGAACCAGATCATGAAGTTAGATGAAAAAGTGAAAGTAATTTCAGATTGTAAAGAGTCAGAAGGAGAACAATGCACCACGTTGAGGAGCAGAAGAGGGAAGTCGGGTTCAATATTTTCACAGGCAAACATTAAGTTAACCACAGACCAAACAGATACTAGTTGCTCAggtaaagaaaatcaaacacaggacAGAGAGGCTGTTGTTACTCCCTCGTGCTCGAGTAATATCCATGATGTGTTTGAAGTTCCACAAACAGGTGAACCTGGGAAAAGAAGACTTGAGAAATGGATTTCAGATGCAGATAACAGGTTAACAAAACCGGACCTGGTATCTGACGAAATCATTGGATCTCATGTTAAATATGATATGGACAAGCTAAAGAGCCTGCTCAGTGCAAATCTCGAGAGCAGAATACCGAGTCCAAAAGACATGAAGGCCGttctttggaagaaaaaagaaggggTGGATGTGGATTGCAATGCTCTAGCTGAGTTTCAAAAGTTGAATCAGAGAATTGATCAGCTTGAGAGGGAGACAGTCAGTGCAATGAAAGAAATTATGAATGAAGTAAAAGGGGAAGAGCATTTGAACTTGTTGAAAGATATATGCAATCAACTCAAATCAATGGAATCAGAGACGAGAAGTGCAAAAACCCCAAAACCCCCACCTAAGAGGGATACTCCTTTGGATCCTATTCAAGAG GCAATGGTGTACTTTTGGCTTTGA